A window of Citrus sinensis cultivar Valencia sweet orange chromosome 7, DVS_A1.0, whole genome shotgun sequence contains these coding sequences:
- the LOC107175523 gene encoding citrate-binding protein-like: protein MGALCNNIALEINLMFLLIRWMNCWPEDPTHGFTELPLNTSNYQIQKPYNLPLCNRYSFVNGVHKLWVYSTDKPLSKSSPTKPRTEISITGYNYSSNVWQFEGYGYVPCGTSGVCIMQVLGASPPHATTLQLRVYNGSLSYYRDPILVPNVYDKWFRLNVIHDVNASTVKIYIDGTLKYEAAGRGGNSYHFKFGVYGQINESYYMESCWKDIKVLKKM, encoded by the exons ATGGGAGCTCTCTGTAACAATATTGCTCTTGAAATTAACTTGATGTTTCTTTTGATTCGTTGGATGAACTGCTGGCCAGAGGATCCAACGCATGGTTTCACTGAACTCCCACTAAACACATCAAATTACCAAATCCAGAAGCCATATAACTTGCCGCTTTGCAATCGCTACAGCTTTGTAAATGGAGTTCACAAGCTGTGGGTTTACTCAACAGACAAGCCTTTATCCAAGAGTAGTCCCACCAAGCCTCGTACAGAAATTTCCATCACT GGATACAATTATTCTTCCAATGTATGGCAATTCGAAGGATACGGGTACGTGCCTTGTGGTACATCAGGTGTGTGCATAATGCAAGTGCTAGGAGCAAGCCCTCCACATGCCACAACTCTACAGCTCAGAGTCTACAATGGCTCACTCTCATACTATAGGGATCCAATTCTAGTACCAAACGTTTATGATAAATGGTTTAGGCTGAATGTGATTCATGATGTGAATGCATCAACGGTTAAGATTTATATCGATGGAACCCTCAAGTACGAGGCAGCCGGCCGTGGAGGAAACTCTTATCACTTCAAATTTGGGGTGTACGGGCAGATCAACGAATCTTACTACATGGAATCGTGTTGGAAAGACATCAAGGTTCTGAAAAAAATGTGA
- the LOC102613491 gene encoding citrate-binding protein-like: protein MINSINFLLMVSRLNLVLISYQANAWGPVDPTIGFVSLPLNRSNLVVQRPYDVPEDHRYCFENGIHKLWVYSTDKPHSLTSKTSPRTEIRVHGYDYSSGVWQFEGYGYVPCGTTGVCIMQVFGASPHATTLMLRVYNGSLSYYRASVIVPNIYDKWFKLNVIHDMDNSKVRVYIDGVLKYEAPGRGGTSHYFKFGVYAQNNDSYYMESRWKDIKVLKKCD, encoded by the exons ATGATCAATTCcattaattttctcttgatGGTATCACGCTTAAATCTTGTTCTCATATCATACCAAGCCAATGCATGGGGACCAGTTGATCCTACGATTGGGTTTGTATCCCTTCCATTAAATCGATCAAATTTGGTTGTACAACGGCCGTATGATGTGCCGGAAGATCACCGATACTGCTTCGAAAATGGCATTCACAAGCTGTGGGTTTACTCCACAGACAAGCCACATTCTCTTACCAGCAAAACTAGTCCTCGAACTGAGATCCGTGTACAT GGATACGATTATTCTTCTGGCGTCTGGCAATTCGAAGGTTATGGGTACGTGCCATGCGGCACGACGGGCGTTTGTATTATGCAAGTATTTGGAGCTAGCCCACATGCCACAACCCTAATGCTTAGGGTTTACAATGGTTCCCTCTCATATTACAGAGCTTCGGTCATTGTCCCAAACATATATGACAAATGGTTCAAGCTGAACGTAATTCATGATATGGATAATTCCAAGGTTAGGGTTTATATTGATGGGGTTCTGAAGTATGAGGCGCCTGGTCGTGGGGGAACCTCTCAttattttaagtttggggTTTATGCTCAAAATAATGATTCTTACTACATGGAATCTCGTTGGAAGGACATCAAGGTTCTGAAAAAATGCGATTGA